Part of the Leptolyngbya sp. BL0902 genome, GGGAAAGGGGGAAATCAGGGCAAAGGCCAGTAGGGTGCCGCCGATCAGGCCAAAAATGAAGGAGAACACCGTCAGCAAAATCGTTACCCAGGCTCCGCGCAGCAGGTTACGCCACAGTTGGGGCCAGTTGAGGCCGCTGGCGGTGCCGCTGCTGAGGGCGGGGGCTACCACGGGCAGTTCGGGCGCGTCGGCGGTGAACCACTGGCGATAGATTTGGTTGTAGGTGCCGTTTTGGATCAGGTCGCCCAGGGCCGTGTTCATCAGGGCTAGGTCTTCGGAACCCTTGGGCAGGGCGATGCCGTAGTATTCCTCGGTCAGCAGTTCACCGACGATTTTGATGCCCTGGAGGTTGGCTTCGTTGATGGCAAACAGGGTGACGGGCAGATCATTCACCACCGCATCCACCCGGCCATTCAGTAGCTCTTGCAGGGCCAGGGGGGCGCTGTCGAAGGTGCTGATGGCGGCTCCATCGACCAGTTTGGCCTGTTCGGCTCCGGTGGTGCCAATTTGCACGGCAATGCGCTTGTTGGCCAAGCTCTCGAAGGAGTCGATCTCGGTATCGCTCTCTCGTACCGCAATGGCCAAGCCCGCCTTGAAGTAGGGTCTGGAAAAGTCGATGGTTTGAGCCCGTTCGGCGGTGATGGTCATGCCGCTGATGGCCCCGTTGATGGTGCGGGCTTGCAGGGCCGGAATTAGGCCATCAAAGGGGAGGGCGATGAATTCCACCTCGCGCCCCGCCGCCTCACCGATGGCGTTCATCAGGTCAATGTCAAAGCCGATCAGGTTGCCCGTGGCTTCATCCTTCATTTCAAAGGGCGGGAAGGCGGGCTCGGTGCCAATTTTCCAAACTGGGGGTGAGCTTTGGGCGGCTCCCTGGGAAACCCTAGGCCCATACCCCAACCCCAGCACCAGCAACACCCCCAACCCCAGGGCCAAGATGCGCCTAACCCAGTGACGACGCAGCGCCAAACGAGACAGAACAGAATCCACCACAGCGTTACTCCCTCCCAAACGGTATAGACCTAGGCCAGATGGGATGACCCCACTAGACCGCTAATGAACCATATAGAGGGGTGGAATGGCGAAAATGTTGACTTCGCTACAGATTTCTCCTCAAAATCCGTGGATTTCTTTAAGAATTCTCAAGCTTATATCCGCTGCCCGATAATAGCCCTAGCGTTTTGGCCCGCCTATGACCGCCCTTTCCTCCCCCAGTTCCGTCATCACCTGCGAAAATCTGCACAAAAGCTTTGGCCCCATCGAAGTGCTGAAAGGCATCTCCACCGCCTTTGAGAAGGGGGATGTGGTCTCCATCATCGGCCCTTCGGGCTGTGGCAAAAGCACCTTTCTGCGCTGCCTCAATCGGCTGGAATCCATCAACCAGGGGCGACTGGAGGTGATGGGGCAAGATATGTCCTCCCCCAAGCTGTCTTGGCAGGCGCTGTACCATCTCCGCAGCCAGGTGAGTATGGTGTTTCAGCATTTCAACCTGTTCCCCCACCTGACGGTGCTGGACAACCTGATGCTGGCCCCCCAAAAGGCGCTCAAGGTCTCCAAGGCCGAAGCCCAGGATTTAGCCCTCCACTACCTGACCAAGGTGGGCCTAGGGGAACGCGCCCACGCCTACCCTGAACAGCTTTCTGGGGGCCAAAAGCAGCGGGTGGCCATCGCCCGCAGCCTGTGCATGAAGCCGGAGGCGATTTTGTTTGATGAGCCCACCAGCGCCCTCGACCCCGAACTGGTGGGGGAGGTGCTGGGCGTGATGCGGCAACTGGCGGAGGAGGGCATGACTATGGTGGTTGTCACCCACGAAATGCAGTTTGCCCGCGAGGTCTCGAACCGGGTGCTGTTTTTCAATGCCGGACTGATTGAAGAGGAAGGCGTGCCTAGCGAGGTCTTCGCCAACCCCAGCAGTGATCGCCTCAAGGCCTTCCTGCGCCGCCTGAGCCAACACTGATTTCCCTCGATCTTCCAGGGCCTTGCAACCCTCACCTCAGCCCCCCCAGACCAAATCCTAAGAATGATCTCAGGCTCGTCTAGGACGGGTCAAAGACTAGCGTATCTTGGTAGGCAGCAAGGCTGATGATGCGCTGACCTAGGTGGCTGTACCGATGAAAATTTTGCTGATGGAGGACGATGCCCCCACCCGTGAGCACCTAACCGCCATTTTGTCGGGTCATCGCTATGCGGTGGACAGCGTTGAGGACGGCACCACGGGGCTGGAGATGGCGATGCAGTGGCCCTACGACCTGCTGATCGTAGATTGGCAATTGCCCTCCCTCAGCGGCCTGGAGGTCTGCCAGCGACTGCGCCAGAGGGGAAGCCAGACGCCCATTCTCATGTTGACCGTGCGGGATGCCAACGCCGACATTGTGGCAGGGCTGGATGCCGGAGCCGATGACTACCTGGCCAAGTCCTCCGAGCCATCCCAGTTGTTGGCTCGGGTGCGGGCCTTGCTCCGACGCAATGCCACGGTGGCCGATCCGGTGCTGCGCTGGGGGGATCTCACCCTCGATCCGGCCCAGGCCCAAGTCACCTACCAAGGCCAGCCCATTTCCTGCCGTCCTAAGGAATACGAGCTGCTGGAACTGTTTTTACGCAATCCCCAGCGCCTCCTCACCCGCAGCCTGATTATCGATCACCTCTGGCCCATGGCCGATGCCCCCACCGAAGGATCGATTACCAACCTGGTGAAGGATGTGCGCCAGCGGTTGAGGCGGGCGGGCCTGCGCGACCATCCCATCGAAACCGTCTACGGCCTAGGCTATCGGCTCCGGGCTCCAGCGGTCATCGAGGCCCCACCCTTTACGCCAGCGGCTGCCCCCAGCCAAGAGGCCCCGCCCGTGGTCAAGCCGGATGTTGAGCTGGACATTAAGCCGGACGTCAAACCAAGCGCCACCACGGATAGGGAAGCCGGGGATGATCTGGCCCTAGGGCCAAGCCTGGAGACCGCCCTACCTCCACGCTTAGCCACCGCCCTAGAAGGAGCCACCCAGCGCTTTCACATTGCCCTAGACCAGCGCCTTGCCCTGCTCGAACAAACCGCCGCTGCCGCCGCCACCCACACCCTCACCGCCGAGAAGCGCCAGCACGCCTTTGCCGAAGCCCACCGCCTAGCTGGGGGATTAGGAATGTTTGGCTATGGCCAAGCGGCCCAGGCCGCCGAAGCCCTGGAGTTACTCCTGTGCCCCGCCGCCGCCCAGCTTGCCTCTCCCCAGCTTGCCGCCCAAATGCAGCACCACCTCACGGCCCTCAAACAAGCCCTCACCCACCCCCCTGACGGATCCTGAACTTGTCTCCACCCGCCTCGCAACTCCTGACTTCCCATGCCCGCCCCCTTCCCCCGCCCCCTTCGCCCCTTGGCCAGTATTCCGCTGCTCTGGGTGATAACCATTCCCCTCGCTGTGTCGGCCCTGAGTTCCTTGGCGGGGGCGATCTATGTGTCCTATCGCCATAGCCAGGGGGTGGTCGTGGAACTGGGGCAGCAATTGCTCGGCAAGACCAACCAGGTGATTCATCAAGAACTGGAGGACTATCTGGAAATACCGCTGCTCATGAACCACCTGAATGCAGACGCGGTGGATCGCTACGGCTTGGATATAGCGGATTCAGCCACCTTAGAAGCCTTGCTGTTTAGCCGATTGCAGCAGTTTGAGGAGGTCGCGGGGGTTTGGTTTGCAAGCCCAGAGGGACGGCTGCGGGTGGTGGAGCGTGACCCAGACCCACGCCTGGTGGTGGCAGAGCCCACTCAGCCCAACCGTGTGGCCGTGTATGAGCTAGGGCCGACGGGGGCGCGAGGCTCCTTGGTGGAGGTGTCGGAAGATTTTGACCTGCGCCGGGATCGACCCTGGTATGGGGGCGCAGTGGCGCGGGGGCGGCTGGGCTGGAATCCGCTGTTTCCGCCAGGGGCATCGGACGACCTCACCCTCGACCACCTCACCCTGAATGCCTCCCAGCCCATCTATGCCCCGGACGGCACCCTGCGAGGGGTGTTTGCCGTGCATCTACGGCTGGATACGTTGAGTGCGATGCTGCAAACCTTAGATATCGGCCAGGTGGGCTATGTCCTCATCACCGATGCCAATGGGGCGATTGTGGCCACCTCCAGCGCCGAACCGCCCCATCGCCTGGAGGGGGGCAACGGCACCGCCCAGCCGTCTCGCCGTCTCGCCCTGGCCACCAGTCGGGATCCGTTCCTTCGGGCGCTGAATTCCCTATTGCAGGAGCAGCACCTCTTGCAACGGGCCAGGGACACCGAGGCCGCGATGGCACAGTTTCGGCACCACCAAACGACGCACTACGTGAGCGTATCCCGGTTTCACGATGCCTACGGCCTGGATTGGCGGATCATCACCGTGGCCCCAGATCGCTATTTTCTGGGACATCTGCCCCGCCACCAGCAGCAAGCGCTGTTGCTGTGGCTGTTGGGGGTGATCAGCGCCCTAGGGCTGGGCCTGGTGGTGGCCCGGTTGTTCCTGTATCGGCTGAGGCACTATTACCGGGCGAGCCAAACTTTGGCGGCGGGCGACCTCAGCCAGCGTCTACTCACAGACAGCCCCATCCGAGAGCTAAACGGCATGGCCAGCGCCTTTAACCACATGGCTGACCAGTTGCAACAGTCCTTCCAGGGCATCCAGACCGCCCTCCAGGAGTCGGAGGCTAAGTTCACCACGATTTTTCGCGCTAGCCCGGTGCCCATGGCCATTGCCACCCTCAAGGAGCGGCGCATGGTGGCGGCCAATCACAGTTTCTTGACCCTGCTCAAGCAGCCGACGGAGGCGGTGGTGGGCCATCGCTGGGAGGACTTGGGGGCCAACCCCGACGGGGGTGAACCCTGGTGGCAGACCCTTGATATCCCGCCGCCAGTCCGCGATCTAGAGGTGCAGATCGCAACTGGGGCGGGGGTGCGTACGGTGCTGCTGTCGGCAACGGTGCAGGCGCTATCGGGGGAGGACTGTATGATCCTCACCTTCCACGACATTACCCAGCGGCGACAGGCGGAGGCCCATCTGCGCCAAACGGAGCAATGGCTGCGCCAGTACAGCCAGATTTCCCCCACCATGATCTACACCTACGTCGAAACGGCTACGGGGGGCCATGGCTTTGAATACCTCAGTGCTGCCCTAGAGGACATTGGCGGCATCAGCGTGGAGGAGGGGCTGCGGGATGCGAACGCGGTGCGGGGGCTGATCCATCCAGCGGATCGAGACGCCTACCTCCAGGCCGAAGCGGAGAGCGAAGCTACCCTCACAGCCTTTTCCCACCAGTGCCGCATTGTCACCCCTGCTGGCCAGATGAAGTGGGTGCATGTGCAGTCGCAGCCAGAGCGTCGCCGAGATGGATCGACGGCTTGGCATGGGGTGGTGGTGGATATCAGCGCTGAAAAGCACATGGAGGAAGCCCGATTGCAGAGCGAGGCCCAGCGACGTGCCATTCTCAATGCGCTGCCCGACCTGATTGTGCGTACCCGCCGAGACGGCACCTACCTGGAGATTAAGCCCGCCGCTACCTTCCCCACCGAGTTACCCTATTTTGTTGTGGGCAATAACCTGCGCCAGGTCTTGCCGCCCGATTTGCTGGTGCCCTACCTACAAACCATGGAGCGAGCCTTTGCCACGGGCGAAACCCAGTGCTATGAGTACGCCATTGAGGTGCAGGGAGAGACCCTCTGGCAGGAGGTGCGGATGGTGCCCATGGGCCTAGAGGAGATGCTGTTTGTGGTACGAAACCTCACCGATCTGCACCGCATGGCCATGGCGCTCCAGGAGAGTGAAACCCGATTTCGCCAGCTAGCGGAAACCGTAAAGGAGGGCTTCTTTGTCTACGAAATGGCAAGTCGTCGCTACTCCTACGTCAACCCGGCCTATGGGGCTGTGCTAGGGTTGGCTCCCCAGCCCGATCCACCCATCAACAAGCGCTGGGAACGCCTCCTAACCCATAGCCCCGCCGATCAGCCAGCCCGGAGCTTCATGCTCAGCCAGGAGCAATGGCTGAGCCACATTCACCCGGAGGATCGGCCCCGCATTGAAGCGGCCCTACAACGGGAACGCCAGGGGGAACTCTTCGACCAGGAATATCGCTACATCACCCCCGCTGAAGATCTGCGCTGGCTGCGATCCAAGGCATTTCCCCTCAAAGATGAGACGGGACAACTCATCCGCATTGTGGGTACTGTGGAAGACATCACCGAGCGACGACTGGCCGAAGATGCCCTGCGCCAGAGCGAAGCCCGTTTCCGCCGAGCCTTTGACCACGCCCCCTACGGTATTTCCCTGGTGTCGCCCACGGGCCAGTTTGTGATGGCAAATCCCAAATACTGTGCCCTGCTGGGCTATAGCGAAGCCGAACTACGCCAACTCCGGTTTCCAGACATTACCCACCCCGATGACCGCGAAGCCGACTGGCAGGCATTTCAACGCATGATGGCTGGGGATGCTTCGGCCAGTCAGATCGAAAAGCGGTACCTTACCCAGGAGGGGGAGGTCATCCCCGTAATTATCAACACTGCCCCCGTCTACGATGTCAATGGGCACCTACTCTACTCCGTGGGCCATGTGCAAGATATTCGCGAGCGCCAAGCCATCGACCGCATGAAGGACGAGTTTATTTCCGTGGTCAGCCACGAACTCCGCACGCCCATCACCTCCATTCAGGGTGCCCTAGCCCTGCTGGGAGCCGGGATCTATGCCAACCGCCCCGACAAGGCCAAGGCTATGCTGGAGATTGCTATTAACAACAGTGATCGCCTCGTTCACCTCGTTGATGATATTCTCAGCTTCGAGCGCCTAGAGTCGGGCCGGGTGCAGCTTGAGCCCGAACTCTGCCAGGTGGAAGACCTCTTTGCCCAGGCCGTCGATAGCGTCAAGGCCCTGGCGGATCAGGCCCACATCACCCTAGAGACCCAGCCCCGCTGCGCCCCCCTAGAAGCCGCCCCCGACGCCATTGTGCAGACCCTTACCAACCTGCTCAGCAACGCCATCAAGTTTTCCCCTCCGGGCAGCACCGTCTGGCTCCGAGCCACCCTTACCGACGCCATCGATCCCAGCCCTGCCTCCTCAACCCGTCTTTCCCCCAACTCCCGCCTTCCCCCTCCCGCCTTCCCCCTTCCGCCTTCCCCCACCCCACCCTCCTACCTGCTCATCACCGTCCAAGACCAAGGACGCGGCATCCCCGCCAACAAACTCGACCACATCTTCGAGCAGTTTCAGCAGGTGGATGCCTCGGATTCTCGTCAGCGGGGAGGAACGGGGCTGGGCCTTGCTATCTGCAAACGCATTGTCGAGCAACATCAGGGCCGCATTTGGGTAGAGAGCCAATTAGGCCAGGGCAGCACCTTCTACGTTGCTCTTCCCCTCCAGACCCCCAACGCCTCCCAGGAGGTCTTCCATGCCTAAACGCCTGCTGATTGTGGACGACGAAGACGATATCCGCACCATCGTCACCGCCGCCCTCGAGGAACTCGCGGGTTGGCACATCATCGAAGCCGACACGGTGCAGACGGGTTTAGACCTCGCGGTCAGGGCCCAGCCCGATGCCATTTTGCTCGACATCTCCATGCCCGACAGGGACGGCTTCAACCTCTTTGCCCAGCTTCAGGATCAGCCTGCTACCCAGGCTATTCCCGTGATTGTGTTCACCTCCAAGGTGCTGGCCCAGGATCGATCCCGATTCGCCACCCTCGCCATCGCCGGGGTTATCACCAAGCCCTTTGATCCTCTACGTTTGGGCAACCAAATTGCCAGCCTCCTCGCCTGGGAAATCCCCTAGGGTACCGCCACGACAACCGCTGCCCTACGGCCCTCAAATCCTATAAATTTCCTATAGTCTTGCGGTAGGCTTAGGGTCGGGTTCTAGGGTTGCCCATTGATGGCTGTCACAGTCCTTGCCCCAGCCTTGCTCTGATCTTTGGTTCCCAGTTTGAGGGACATTCCATGCCTAGCCCAAGGCTGCTGTTGATTGAGCATGAAGCCAGTCTTCGAGAGGTTCTGGGTGCTTGCCTAGGGGAACTAGGAGACTGGGACGTGACCACCTCTCGGTTTATTCAGGAGGGGATTTTACTGTGCAAAAAACATCGCCCTGACGTAATTTTGGTGGATGCCTCAACTCCAGAAGCCGACGCTCTCCTACTGATGGAGCAGCTTAAGCGCGACTCTCTTAACCAGGCCATTCCCATTGTTTTGATCAGCGCTAAAGCAGACTGGTTTACAGCCCCTGAACTACACCAGATGGGCTTTTTAGGCGCTATTTCTAAGCCTTTTAATCCATCAACACTGTCTGCTAAAATTCACCACATGATGGCTTATTCAGCTTCAACCTCCTAGGGATAGCAGCTACATCTAAAGATAAGCTTAACCTTTTCCTGGCAGCCATAGCCTACACTGAGAAAGTTCCCTGAAGACTTTCAGAGACTTTTTCTTGGCCAACGGTTTAGAATACTTTAGTTTATTCACAGCTTTGGCCAATCAATTTCACAAGGCTTCACAAAATCAGGAGAATTTCATGTCTACGTTAACCGTGTGGAAATTTAAGACCGCTGAGGGTGCAGAAAACGCCTTAGCCAAACTAGAAGGTCTGCAAAAACAAGAGCTAATCAAGGTGCTAGACGCTGCCGTGGTCACTTGGCCAACGGGTCGTAAAAAGCCTAAAACCTACCAAGCCGTGAGCACCGTAGGGGTAGGAGCCCTGGGGGGTGCCTTTTGGGGGATGCTGTTTGGTTTGATTTTCTTGGTGCCTCTGTTTGGCATGATTGTGGGCGCAGCAGCAGGTGCCCTATCCGGCAAGTTTACCGACTACGGCATCAATGACGACTTTATCAAAGACCTGCGCGATAAGGTAACAGAAGGCACCTCCGCGCTCTTTTTGCTGACCGGACAAGTTACCGTAGACAAGGTTAGTGAAGCCTTTTCTCCCGATGAGGCTGGCGAACTTATTCAGTCCAATCTATCGGCAGAACAGGAAGCTAAACTGCGGGAAGACTTCGGTGCTGAGTTGTAGACTAAGCATCAGATTCCAGGGTTCTCCTAGATAGCACTGGCTAGCTGATGGGAGTTTGCTAAGCCTATGCTGACGCTAATGGGGGTGAACTCTGGAATCGATCCCACGCTTGTCACCCTCCCCCGATAGCCCTTTCCCAAGCTGGAAGATAGACGTTAAGGCTGGCCTCCCTTTGCTTCGCCCATGGGCCGCCAGCCTGCGGTGATGAATACCCGCCTGGGGGGTCTCAATGGAAACTTCTATACCTTCTCTGTGGCCGCCTGCGAGTAGGCCGCTGACGGGATCTGGGCCTGCCGATTCGTCCAGGTTTTTAGCGCCCGGAGATCTCACTTTTCGAGGGATGGTGTAGCATGGCGGCTGATTCATTTCCACCGTGAAATAGCGCCCTGGAGAACGTTATGCTGTGGCCCCTTGGAGGAAACGCCCCTTGGTTGAGGGTTGGCCTGGTTGGCCTGCTGTTGGTGGCGGGCTGTAGTAGCTCGGATACCATAGCCACCGAAGCCAGCACCCCCACCGACGCCCCCCCTGAACCAGCGGCGGCCCCTACCCTAGAGGAAACTATCGCTGGGTTCCGCGCCGCCGTGATTGATCCGCCCCGTGTGACTACCCTATCTGGCCAAACCCCAGGGGCAAAAATTAACTTGCGCTCCCAGCCCACCACCCTCTCCCCCATTGTGGGCAGTGGCACGGCGGGGGATGAGGTGCGGCTGCTGCGCCTCGCGGAGGGGGAAGGGGGCTATAGCTGGTACTATGCCCAGTCTCCGGCGGCGGATCAAGAGGGCTGGGTACGGGGTGACTTTGTGGATATTAGTAATGCCACCCCGGTGACGGCTACCCCCTCAACGGCACCCAGCGCCGCCCAGAATGCCCTAGCTACAGCCTCTCCTCCCTGTGGATCTGACCGACAAGAAGCCCTGTTTGAAACCCAGTCCTACACCGTGCATTTGTGCCAGTCGGCCCAAGGGCTGCGCTACGTAGGCACCAACCGAGCCACCCAAGAGTCGGTCATTATCGACGATGTGGCCGTTAACCAATCCGTCTACATTGCCATTGACGGCAATCAGCAATACCATATCAGCGACACCCACCTCGCCCGCTACGAAGTGCACGACGGCAGCTATCGGCCCCTCCAGAGCGAGCCCGTAACTCGGTTTGAGCGCTTTTTGTATTAGAACGCTCTTCGCCTTCGTGGCCATGGATTAATGGGAGAATCCCTGGAGAAAGCCCCGCCTTGCCCCTGCCCTTGCTTGATGCCGTAGATGGACACCCTAGACGCCCTTCACCTCACTGCCATTCGTGCCTACGGCTATACGGGCGCTCTACCCGAAGAAAACGTCCTGGGCCAGTGGTTTGAGGCGGATCTCACCCTCTACCTCGACCTGTCCCGCCCCTGCCAGAGCGACCACCTGCCCGATACCCACAACTATTGCACCGTCGTTGAGCGCACCCAGCGGATCATTCGCGAACAGCGCTTTGCCCTGATTGAGCGGCTAGCCGGGGAAATTGCCCAGGAAGCTCTGGCCACCGACGGTCGAATTCGTCGGGTGCGGGTGAAGGTGACAAAGCTGACACCGCCAATTCCTGACTTTAGTGGCCAGGTGGCAGTAGAAATCACCCGCGATAGAATGCAACCATAGCAACAGCCCGCCGAGCTGATTGCCGTTCATCCACAGCCCTGGATGATGCATCCGCCGGGTGAAGCGATGGCTAGTGCTGCCGCTGTCCCTCCTCTCTCCTGCCCTGATCTCCCGCACCCACCCATGGCCGCTCCCCACTCCCTGCGCGACGACATTGCCCGTATGCCCGATTGGCTCCGCCGCCCCATCGGCAAGGCCAGCGAAATTTCCACCGTGCAGCGGATTATTAAAGAGCGACACATCCACACCATCTGTGAAGAAGGTCGCTGCCCCAACCGGGGAGAATGCTACGCTAACCGCACCGCCACCTTCCTGCTGATGGGATCCGTGTGCACCAGGGCCTGCGCCTTTTGCCAGGTAGACAAGGGCCACGCCCCCATGACCCTCGACCCCTACGAGCCCGAAAAAGTCGCAGAATCGGTGCGGCTGCTGGGCTTGCGCTACGTGGTGCTCACCTCCGTGGCGCGGGATGACCTGCCCGACCATGGGGCCAGTTGGTTTGCAACGGTGATGGCCACCATTCGCCAGGTCAACCCCGGCACCGCCATTGAAGTGCTCACCCCCGACTTTTGGGGTG contains:
- a CDS encoding response regulator encodes the protein MPKRLLIVDDEDDIRTIVTAALEELAGWHIIEADTVQTGLDLAVRAQPDAILLDISMPDRDGFNLFAQLQDQPATQAIPVIVFTSKVLAQDRSRFATLAIAGVITKPFDPLRLGNQIASLLAWEIP
- the lipA gene encoding lipoyl synthase, with the translated sequence MAAPHSLRDDIARMPDWLRRPIGKASEISTVQRIIKERHIHTICEEGRCPNRGECYANRTATFLLMGSVCTRACAFCQVDKGHAPMTLDPYEPEKVAESVRLLGLRYVVLTSVARDDLPDHGASWFATVMATIRQVNPGTAIEVLTPDFWGGLGGETAQADRVRTVVAAQPACYNHNLETVKRLQGPVRRGAKYDRSLRVLALVKEANPAIATKSGLMVGHGETEAELIEAMADLRSVGCDRLTLGQYMRPSLDHRPVDRYWTPEEFDRLGHIARDMGFSHVRSGPLVRSSYHAGESP
- a CDS encoding amino acid ABC transporter ATP-binding protein — protein: MTALSSPSSVITCENLHKSFGPIEVLKGISTAFEKGDVVSIIGPSGCGKSTFLRCLNRLESINQGRLEVMGQDMSSPKLSWQALYHLRSQVSMVFQHFNLFPHLTVLDNLMLAPQKALKVSKAEAQDLALHYLTKVGLGERAHAYPEQLSGGQKQRVAIARSLCMKPEAILFDEPTSALDPELVGEVLGVMRQLAEEGMTMVVVTHEMQFAREVSNRVLFFNAGLIEEEGVPSEVFANPSSDRLKAFLRRLSQH
- a CDS encoding response regulator — protein: MPSPRLLLIEHEASLREVLGACLGELGDWDVTTSRFIQEGILLCKKHRPDVILVDASTPEADALLLMEQLKRDSLNQAIPIVLISAKADWFTAPELHQMGFLGAISKPFNPSTLSAKIHHMMAYSASTS
- a CDS encoding response regulator transcription factor; its protein translation is MKILLMEDDAPTREHLTAILSGHRYAVDSVEDGTTGLEMAMQWPYDLLIVDWQLPSLSGLEVCQRLRQRGSQTPILMLTVRDANADIVAGLDAGADDYLAKSSEPSQLLARVRALLRRNATVADPVLRWGDLTLDPAQAQVTYQGQPISCRPKEYELLELFLRNPQRLLTRSLIIDHLWPMADAPTEGSITNLVKDVRQRLRRAGLRDHPIETVYGLGYRLRAPAVIEAPPFTPAAAPSQEAPPVVKPDVELDIKPDVKPSATTDREAGDDLALGPSLETALPPRLATALEGATQRFHIALDQRLALLEQTAAAAATHTLTAEKRQHAFAEAHRLAGGLGMFGYGQAAQAAEALELLLCPAAAQLASPQLAAQMQHHLTALKQALTHPPDGS
- a CDS encoding PAS domain S-box protein, which codes for MPAPFPRPLRPLASIPLLWVITIPLAVSALSSLAGAIYVSYRHSQGVVVELGQQLLGKTNQVIHQELEDYLEIPLLMNHLNADAVDRYGLDIADSATLEALLFSRLQQFEEVAGVWFASPEGRLRVVERDPDPRLVVAEPTQPNRVAVYELGPTGARGSLVEVSEDFDLRRDRPWYGGAVARGRLGWNPLFPPGASDDLTLDHLTLNASQPIYAPDGTLRGVFAVHLRLDTLSAMLQTLDIGQVGYVLITDANGAIVATSSAEPPHRLEGGNGTAQPSRRLALATSRDPFLRALNSLLQEQHLLQRARDTEAAMAQFRHHQTTHYVSVSRFHDAYGLDWRIITVAPDRYFLGHLPRHQQQALLLWLLGVISALGLGLVVARLFLYRLRHYYRASQTLAAGDLSQRLLTDSPIRELNGMASAFNHMADQLQQSFQGIQTALQESEAKFTTIFRASPVPMAIATLKERRMVAANHSFLTLLKQPTEAVVGHRWEDLGANPDGGEPWWQTLDIPPPVRDLEVQIATGAGVRTVLLSATVQALSGEDCMILTFHDITQRRQAEAHLRQTEQWLRQYSQISPTMIYTYVETATGGHGFEYLSAALEDIGGISVEEGLRDANAVRGLIHPADRDAYLQAEAESEATLTAFSHQCRIVTPAGQMKWVHVQSQPERRRDGSTAWHGVVVDISAEKHMEEARLQSEAQRRAILNALPDLIVRTRRDGTYLEIKPAATFPTELPYFVVGNNLRQVLPPDLLVPYLQTMERAFATGETQCYEYAIEVQGETLWQEVRMVPMGLEEMLFVVRNLTDLHRMAMALQESETRFRQLAETVKEGFFVYEMASRRYSYVNPAYGAVLGLAPQPDPPINKRWERLLTHSPADQPARSFMLSQEQWLSHIHPEDRPRIEAALQRERQGELFDQEYRYITPAEDLRWLRSKAFPLKDETGQLIRIVGTVEDITERRLAEDALRQSEARFRRAFDHAPYGISLVSPTGQFVMANPKYCALLGYSEAELRQLRFPDITHPDDREADWQAFQRMMAGDASASQIEKRYLTQEGEVIPVIINTAPVYDVNGHLLYSVGHVQDIRERQAIDRMKDEFISVVSHELRTPITSIQGALALLGAGIYANRPDKAKAMLEIAINNSDRLVHLVDDILSFERLESGRVQLEPELCQVEDLFAQAVDSVKALADQAHITLETQPRCAPLEAAPDAIVQTLTNLLSNAIKFSPPGSTVWLRATLTDAIDPSPASSTRLSPNSRLPPPAFPLPPSPTPPSYLLITVQDQGRGIPANKLDHIFEQFQQVDASDSRQRGGTGLGLAICKRIVEQHQGRIWVESQLGQGSTFYVALPLQTPNASQEVFHA
- a CDS encoding SH3 domain-containing protein translates to MLWPLGGNAPWLRVGLVGLLLVAGCSSSDTIATEASTPTDAPPEPAAAPTLEETIAGFRAAVIDPPRVTTLSGQTPGAKINLRSQPTTLSPIVGSGTAGDEVRLLRLAEGEGGYSWYYAQSPAADQEGWVRGDFVDISNATPVTATPSTAPSAAQNALATASPPCGSDRQEALFETQSYTVHLCQSAQGLRYVGTNRATQESVIIDDVAVNQSVYIAIDGNQQYHISDTHLARYEVHDGSYRPLQSEPVTRFERFLY
- the folB gene encoding dihydroneopterin aldolase gives rise to the protein MDTLDALHLTAIRAYGYTGALPEENVLGQWFEADLTLYLDLSRPCQSDHLPDTHNYCTVVERTQRIIREQRFALIERLAGEIAQEALATDGRIRRVRVKVTKLTPPIPDFSGQVAVEITRDRMQP
- a CDS encoding DUF1269 domain-containing protein; protein product: MSTLTVWKFKTAEGAENALAKLEGLQKQELIKVLDAAVVTWPTGRKKPKTYQAVSTVGVGALGGAFWGMLFGLIFLVPLFGMIVGAAAGALSGKFTDYGINDDFIKDLRDKVTEGTSALFLLTGQVTVDKVSEAFSPDEAGELIQSNLSAEQEAKLREDFGAEL
- a CDS encoding ABC transporter permease subunit (The N-terminal region of this protein, as described by TIGR01726, is a three transmembrane segment that identifies a subfamily of ABC transporter permease subunits, which specificities that include histidine, arginine, glutamine, glutamate, L-cystine (sic), the opines (in Agrobacterium) octopine and nopaline, etc.), translated to MVDSVLSRLALRRHWVRRILALGLGVLLVLGLGYGPRVSQGAAQSSPPVWKIGTEPAFPPFEMKDEATGNLIGFDIDLMNAIGEAAGREVEFIALPFDGLIPALQARTINGAISGMTITAERAQTIDFSRPYFKAGLAIAVRESDTEIDSFESLANKRIAVQIGTTGAEQAKLVDGAAISTFDSAPLALQELLNGRVDAVVNDLPVTLFAINEANLQGIKIVGELLTEEYYGIALPKGSEDLALMNTALGDLIQNGTYNQIYRQWFTADAPELPVVAPALSSGTASGLNWPQLWRNLLRGAWVTILLTVFSFIFGLIGGTLLAFALISPFPFLRLIGRVYVDFFRGTPMLVQLFMIYFGLPALFQSLGLEFSFGRFFAAILALSLNVAAYLAEILRGGIQSIDRGQWEAGESLALNPIETMRYIIFPQAFRRILPPLGNEFITLIKDTSLAAVIGFEELFRQGQLTVATTYRAFEIYLAVALVYLVMTSLASLLFKRLEVVMNPLNRPIQPQPQPLTPTQASP